The DNA window AAGCCCTTGCTTTGCAATGTCATCCAGGTCATGGGGGAAATGTGTTGGATGCTGTTAAATCAGGCAGTATAAAAGAATAGTCATCTGCACTGGTGCTGATGTCAAGGAGAGTCACAAGCCATGGTATACGAAATTTCCAGTTGTCTTTCTGCAGGCTGGATTTGCAGTGAAATGCAGAATGCTTTTcctttaatagattttttttggttACGTTTCTATTGCTCTCTGTTTGCTGCAGTGCATCTAGCTAAGATAGCTGCGTGTAGAATAAACAATTTGAATGCTGATGCTTAATGCTTTGCAAGTCTGTTGCTGCTGGGTTACTTTGTCTTGtgcattgcttttgctttgttatGCATTTAGAATGAGAGAGTAAAGACAGTAACGTACTATGCATTGAATAATGCTGAAGTCTTTAAAGATGTTTGCTTCTGGAACCCCTCTCCTCACTTGTGTGAAAGAAACTTCAATTTAAGCACCTTCACCACAGGGCTCAGATGAGTTGAGTAAGGACTACTGAAGAAGGAATAACTTTAAAAACCTAGAGGACAGAATATTATGCCGTAATACAAAACCAAGGAAAGATTAATTGAACGTGTGAAGCTAGTAATCTGAGTTATCCTAAGACAAATAGCGTGGTCCTTTGTTAGCATGAATTCCTGTGTACTTATATTCAACACACATGGTTTTGTGGCTCTAGGTTTGAACAGAGGTCCTCTGTCAAATACAGATAGGTTGTCCGAATGTTATGTAGGTAACAGCTTTTACTTCTTAGTCAAGTCCTGCAACTTCTCTGCTGGCAGGGGACTACCTGAGATTCAGGGACAGGGCAAATCAAGGAAGGACAAGAAAAATCATTGGATCATAAAAATTACAGATATGAATGAATTCCTAAACTGCATACAGATTTTTCCCATCTACATGGGGGTTGTTTAAGTAAATTTTATAGTAAATAAAGAATTGCCAAGAAACTGTGTGTagagcaatgaaagaaaaagataatacCCTTTTTGAGGTATAATGAGCATGCTAAAGAAATATTGCGGGGTAACAAAGGTCACATGGGAATCTTAGCTTTTTCTAGGCACTTAGCACACTTGCTGCCATGATAAAGATTCTAATTCAAACATTTAAGGATGTCTATAGTCTTAAAAGAAATGCCAGATGGTTACAACTCCCACTACTCCAGTCCTCCAAAAGGCTGAGGGCCAAAAGCCTCCAGAGACACCCGAAGGGCTGAAAGAGCTCAGTCCTTTACTGCAACTGCAGAATTGGTTCTCAGTCTGTTCTTGGGCCTCCCTGATTTTTTCGCATGAACTCTGTAGGGCGGTCATTCGCAGCTGTCCAGCCTGTGTTTAGGTGAGACTGATATGgcactgttttggttttgtcctgATAAGACCCATCATACTCTGCTTATGACAGGATTTTCCCTAACCAGTGCTGTCATTAACAGTGCAGAACTAATTTATCAGAGAAAATTGTATATGCTGAGGAAAGCAAAAGGTGCAAAATGCTCCTCTGTGGTTGTTCAGTTGCAGGCTGAGCCTGGGCAAATCACAACCGATGGTGTGACAGGATCTGTCAGAAGTATGGAAATACCTGGGATGGGCTCCTGCTGCGCGTTTTCTGATCTTGCTGTGCTCTTTGTGACAAGGAGATATTGCTGATCCTAAGAGAGAGAATTATTGTGAGCAGTATTTGTCATCCTTCCCTGAGCTCTGTGTTTTGATAGACTGTCTGTTCCCTTTTGTCAAATGTTATGGAGGCAGTAAACTGCAAAGAATGGGAACTGCCAGCTAGTCAGACTTCAGGTCTATAATCAGGTCAAAGTAAAATACATGCACCGTACCTAGCAAAGCACTTGGTATTTCAGCAAGTTGAAGaaagtgctgcctgtccccttTGTGAGGGGCAGCCAAGGGATGTCCTGGAGGGGAAAGCTTCTtgtcttctctgcagagctgaaaagTCAGAATGATTCAAGCAGGTTGTGCACTATTGCGCAGAGACCTTTTTCAGAATCTTATAAACCTTATAAATGCTCTCCTGGGACCTTCCCTGCTCAACTTTCATGGTTCCTTGCAGAGCAGATCTTAGTGCTTCACCCAGGTGAAATGTGACAGCAAGAGGTGAAACCATCACTGCCCTTTAGGGCCTATAGTAttggaaaaaaggcaaatgctTTCGTACTGTAGAGTGAAGTggtcttttaaaacttttctcatATTTCTGTTCAGAGCTGTGTGGGTGCAGGGTACTGATGGGATAGGAAGGATAGGTGTGAGCATAAAGTAGGAGGAACCACAGgaggaagaataagaaaaaaataaaaatgaaagtgaaaaaaagaaggaaaataacataCAGGGGCAAGTAGAAAGACAGAATCAACTGTGTAGGAAAAACCCAACCTCATAGGAAAAAGGTGAGAGAGCGCAGGGTGTGCATTGGCAAGAGAGGCAGCATTTTGGGAAGAGTGCAAGGGTGTGGCAGGAAAGACAGTGTTAAGTCTTCTCCTCACTGCAAGCCGTTGGGTGCAGCACCTCTCCCACTCCTGGACCTTTCAGTGCCCTGACTGACTCTGAAGCAGCAGGCAGGTTACAACCCATACACACAGCTACAGGTATTAAAAAACCAGTCTCATAAGAATTGAtagtaatttttcttaataaattgCTGGAGGGAACATTCAGCCACACGCAAGTACATGTGATTTCAATACATGACACCCGGAAGTGGCAGTGATCCAAAGAAGACCTGTACAAATGCTCTGAGACGAGAGAGTGTTTCTGTGGGTTAAGTGGGCAATTTGGATGAGACCAGTGGCCAAGTTGGTCAGCCttattgttcttatttttatgcAACTGGTATTCTTCTAGCAGAGCTCCTATTAACTTCAGAAGTGCCTGACAGGTCAGTCCAGAGGCACATCTCTCACAGCAGTCTGTGTCTCACAGTGACAAGAGAATATGCTGTTCATGAACATGAGAGgctgttttctgcatttcactcATTTTGTGGCTCTTCTATACTGCAATCTGTTGTATAATAgctgttagaaaaaaatgcctgtCTAGACCTTTTGTATCCATTTATGGATCTGATGTCCATGAGGTTGTCCAGTCTGTTTTTGGATCTGCTGATACTGCCAGCCCCTCAGGCCCTGTCACAGCAGGTTCACTGCTTCTATCCTGTCCATTCTTTATGAAGCCCAAAATTTTGGGTACCTTTATTACATGCTGTACTGCAGAGTGGCCCAGAGTCAGCCAGTTCCTTCGTGTGGGAGCATTAGCTTTTTACTCATGGctccttatttttatttttattttcagaggaatTGAAATAAGGTGTTGCTTAAAAGTCAAAAAATCATACCGTGTGACACCTCTTTAATTGTGAGCCATGATTTCGCCAGAAACACGTTAAGTGGTTTGTTGTGGGAATTGGTTTCAGTCTCTGTATTTTTGTAATAGAAGGACAAGTCAGgattcagatattttttcttgctggCTGAAACCCTGAACCTTTACTCTCaaacaaaatactttctctAAATAAAATGCCAGAGGCTGATTCTGGGAAAATAAttggtgaagatattgaaaagtGGCTGTGTTCTCGCTGAGCCTTGACAGAATTTGTCTGTAGATGTCTAGAAACTGAAACTTGGAACAAGCATCTCTGTAGGACTTCCACTGCATAGATGAAGCTGACCGGTGCACTGCTTCATGTCACATACAGTAACAGGATTGAAATGCTgtgattttctcctttttgctctGAGAGTTATGCTTGACATAAGTATCAAATATAGTCGACTAAGTTGTTGCCTTTTGGTCAAAGACGTGATTGTTCAAGCTGCAGAGGAGCAATCCGATATGACCGCTGGCACCACCCAAGCAGCAACAAGAATTAATAAAGTCTCACACAAACGGGcataatacaaacaaaaatggGCAGCAGTTTCAGAGATGTGCCTGAAGGTATGTGGTTCCTAATGGACCCAGTGTACTGGCAATAAAGGCCCTTTGACCGTAAAACCAAGTGTGAGATTTGACTTTATGCTGTCAGTCCATACCAGTGGCAAACTAGCAAACTCTTTGTGTAAAAGACTAAGCCAATGACtgcaacagaaaaggaaagatataGAAAACTGATGGAACTTGAAGGGAGAAGCCTGGGTTGCTGGAGGGAAGCGCTGTCAAAGGAGATGCTGAAGGGATTGGACTGTGTATGTAGCTGAAATACTGCTCATAAAGAAGTTGTTTAGTATCACTAGCTTGATACTAAGCATCCAGGaagttaaaaagcagaaatggaaCCGATAGCACAATCTGAACAAAAATTTCAAGTGTATGACTTGACTGTGAAGCATCACAATCATGGCAtttacagagcagaaaatacTTCCCCACTTATTTATAGATAAGCATAGGCATTCAGTCACTTACGTTAGTTTGGGGAGTTGAGGAATCATCAGGACTGTAGTTGGGAGCTTAATCtacagattttttctttatagtattCATAGAACAACAACGGTTTTATGTCTATAAAACGATGTGGTTGCTTGTATGTTGAACCCCTCTCAGACTGCCTGACAAAATCAATCTCACTGTTTTGTGAAAATGTTGTGGAAGATTGCCGCTCCATGTTTCAGTGGATGCTCCTGTACAAATTTTCCCTTAGATTTTAAATGGTTGTCTCCATTTGGCTTTaatctacttaaaaaaaaattattgctggTGAAGTTATACATGGCTCCAATCTGGTCTGGCCTAACATTTCCAATTTTAAaccaggctgagagagctggatGACTTCTACttcctttttgatttttttttttaatggtttctcTTTCTTGCATCCTCTTTTGTAACTTCGTGGTAGTTTTTGAAGATTGCATACCAGCTCAGGAGGAAATAGCAAAGGCAATTGGAAATGATCATCACGTGAATTCTGAACCTGAACCTAGTGGTTCCTGTGCAGGGGAGGCAGAAGAGAACGTAACAAGTACAGAGCATGATGCCAATGAAGGTGAGGCTGGCTGTCGATCAGGGACATGGATTAGATCTTAAGTCATCTGAAGTCTTTTTATGGAAGTGTTTGCTCTTTCCCATTCCTTTCTAGGCTATCTTatgctcttttctttcctaaattgTATAAAATTGGGTGATGACTAACTGGCTTCTGTAGTCATGtataattaatgtatttttggcAGTTATAATGGTCCTAGATGAATGATCCAGGCCATGAAAAACATGACTGCTAGTCAAGAAAATAGCTGTGGGAAGCAGGAATCTAGTGAGTTTCCCTTTGCTTCCAGGTAGCGTGGGGCCTCCTTGGGAAATGCATTGTCAAGGCAGACAGGATGGGACTGACAGACTAGGAATGAAGCTGAACTGCAGACCTGATGCTGTACCCTGTTTGTCTCCCAAACTCATCTCCCTGTTGGCAGTTTGCGTAATTGGCAGTGAGTAAATTTCAGCTTGATCTTGATTCCCTCCAAGAATGTTTCTGGTCCTTGCAACCCCAGCAGTTTATTGTGAGACTTGATGTACCTGACAGAAGTGCCCTGTATATTATACAGGGAGTATTAAAGCCAGCCATCCTGCTGCAGCAATGAGCCGTAGTGAAAGTAAATGTTAAGATTCTACTCCAGGGTAGCAATAAGtctgaaaagagaaggaaaccaTAGGTTAAAACTGACTTCATTCTGCACTGTTGCTCTTAAATTTCCTTCCTCCATCCTCTAAGAGTCTAACAGCTGGCAGGAACAGGTCAtatatattgtttttaaattgctgtttgTGCACTGTCTTGTACTTTGGCACATTAATCCAGGGTGTTCTAAGTTTTTTCTGGTCAGCTGGGAACCTTTTGATCTTCTTCCCTTATGTAGTCGAAGAACATAGTCTTTTAAGGTTTGTTATCTTCCATCCAGAAGGTGTATACAGGAGGCTGGAGGTTCCTTCTCATCTGTGGTCTGTCAGCAATTGTCTTTTTCTCAGTGATTCTTTCTCAGATGAGATTGCTTCTTCCTTGGTCTCATCAGCTGACTGCAAATAACTGTCTACAGCATTTAGTTTCAAAGTCCGGTAGTCTTCATGTGTTcgtctgttgtggtttagccccagttggcaaTTAAATACCACCCAgccgctctctcactccccaCACCCctgtaggatgggggagagaattggaagggccaaagtaagaaaacttgtgggttgagataagaacagtttaataattaaaataaaacagtgataagaatataataataatagtaatataatgaaaaagaaaatatatatagagATGAACACTTGGGAGGAGGAGAAACCAAAAATCCAAGCAACAAGTGATACAACCGCTCAgcacctgctgactgatgctgtTGGTCTCTGAGCCATGAGTGCCCTGCCCCTGGCCTGCTCcccccaggtaacatactgggcgTGACGTTACTTGATaaggaatatccctttggccactttgagtctgctctcttagctgtgccccctcccctcccagcttcttgtgcacccggcagagcatgggaagctaaaaaTGTCCTTCAATAttataagcactacccagcaacaatgtgttatcaacattattttcatactaagtccaaagcacagcactataccagctagaaCCATGACATGATCTTTACAAGGATCTATGTTCCTGATGCACAGGCCAGGGTATGGAACACGTAATTCCTGGGCAGCCTGAATTCTGTGTCGATTGTCCCTCCGAATCAGGGTTGAAACATGTTTgcttcccagggaggtggtcTTTAGAAAGCCTGGAATCTCCTAGTCGTTAACCTGTCAGGTTCGCATGATGCCTCGTTTTGAATAGTTTATTGCTGAAAGAACTTCACAGTTGCTGTTATCGTTCCTGCCCAATGCAAGACGTTGCTTTACATAAGGGAATACTTTGTAAGCAGCTGCGCGAGAATATTAGCTCCTCTCTCCACTAATGAAGCAAGTAAACATGTAGACTATACCACGCACAACACAGGATTGGGTTTCTTTTAGACAAAGTGAACAAAGCATCTACTTTACAGGGACTGGCAAAATCCCTTACATTAGACAGTCCAATATTAACAGCTGGACAGTTCAGACACTATGCTTTTGTGGAGACAGTAATATTTAACTCTGAGTTGGGATGACAGTTTGggatgttttatttaatttcgTACCAAAACTTAcattagaattttttaaaatgattacATGTTACTGATTTTGATAGTGGGCCTGAGCAACCCCAGATTCAGGAGGTAGGATTTTCAGTATGAGTGCTGTAAAAATATGATAGTGATTGATAACTGATTTTTatgtatacatgtgtatatatgtataaaagaagaaaaattttaaaatataaggaaCAGAAAGCTAGTAGTAAACATAAACAACAAACCTGGTGCAGGATTCATCTTGGATGAAGGTACAATTTCGCATAATACAAAATGTAGTTTTTGATTTTAAAGTGCGATCTAGTGTTCAGGTGATGTGTGGTCTGGTGGGAGGAAACAACCTGCTGTgctctttcctccccttccaCAACCTCCATTCTCTCTCTGGAAACTCTCTTCTCAGcctgtcctttcttcttctggtTCCTTTACTGTCTGCAGCTGCTTGAGCTGCCTTGCGCACCTTCTGCTTTCCTCTACAGCAGATCTGCCCTGTGAGTGGATTGGGTCCAGCTCTGAAGGACAGGAGGGCAGAGTGGCAGTGGGGAGCTGCAAGGCCAGTGGAAGGGTTGTGGGAAACCGGACACAAGCTCCGCTCTGCTGGCAGAGATGGGCTGGACAAATAGTGTCCTCCGGGCCTGTATGTCACCTGGAGTCTTCTCTGGCTGCCGTTCCAGAGATAGGGTCTATCTGCACAGGCAGTTGCCCAAGCAGGCAGCAAAAAGCAGTAACTGTGGAGTGCAGCAGTAGTGCAAGACAGTAAAATAAGTCAAGAACAGTGGGGCATGATCTGGGGCAAGACAGCCTTTGCCCGGTTTGAGAAATGGTAGCTTGAGAAAGACATTGCTCCTTGCTCCTTTCAGTGGCACAAAACTTCTCATTTTCTAAAGAATGGGAACGTGCCACATTTGTACAGAACActggtgcagcagcacaggctgctggggGTGCCTGCCCAGGGACAGGTCCTGGAGTGCCAAACTCAATCCCGGCATTGCTGTTAAGTTCCCAGGGGGCAGGAATCGACCCTGTATTATTCCCCTGGAATAATTACAGAATTGATGGGATGCAATTACCCATTTTACATGAACAGCTGAGTATTATTCTTCCTGTGTGTGCATATTTTACATCAGTGATTTACCAcctatttctgaatttttgaaTGTTACTGTCAAGCTTATAGCTATTTCGTACACACACCTGAGCTCCCTGCTAGGCAggtgagggaaggagggagagaaggcagggcaggcagaacTGTCAGAGTTGAAAGCTGGTCATACATCAACATTTTTGCTTAAATTAGTTATGCCAGATGCCAGAACGGCAGGACTAAAAATGTAGTCAGAGCACAGGTGCATgatgagaagcagcacagcaagttTCCTTCTTGTCACCATGCTGATGTCCCTTCATTGCTTGGGAGAGATAGCATCTTTAATAACAACCCTGTAAAACAGCCTTAACACTAACTCAGTTCTCAATAAAACTAATGTTTTGATTATTTCTTAATAGCACCAGATGGAGCTTTCTTGGCAGAAGGAACAAGAACACTTGATGTGCAGAAGGCATCAGAACAAGTGGTACGAGAAGGGCAGATGGTAGGGGAGAGACACACTCTTGAGAAGGAAGATTTTGTTGCTGAGGAAGGAGATGCTCTCACCAAAGAGGCAGGAGAAGAAATAGCATGGGCAGGAGATTTGCTGCCCAAGGAAGACACattggctgtgctgcaggcagagggtcAGCTTGCAGTGGAGGAATCTGCACCTGAGGAGAGTGCCATGGCAGAAGAAGATCTCAAAGGAAAGGGGTCAGGGAAGGGAATGGAGTCCGGTGCAGAGGTGGCACTGGGGGAGCAGGAAGTTCTGATGGAGGGGATGGAGAGCAAGGCAGCACTGGGAGAGCAAGCACCTGGGGGAGAGGAGCCAGCAGGGGTGGGGAcactgctgggcagggaggcagaTGGCACAGTGTCTGagcaggaggtggctggggaggTCTGTGAGGGAGAAGAAGCTGTGGAGGAGGCCTCCGCAGCAACAGGGCCTCCCGTGAAGGAGGTGGTGGGTGAGACGGTGTCTGAGGCAGAGGAAGCCATGGAGGAAGGAGGTTTTGCAGGGAAAGGCGTTGTGGCATGTGCTGTGTCTGAgggagaggaggctgtgggggatgCCAGCTTGGCAGAAGAAGAGATTGCCAGGGTAGTTGGCCCTGAAGGAGAAGGGTCTGTAGAAGAAGCCATTTCTGAAGgggaggaggctgtggagaAGCTTGGGGCTCTCCCGGAAACATTAGAGGATACAAACGTTTGCATGGGAGAAGCAGTGCCTAAAGGAGAAGACTTTGTAAAGCCAAATGAGTTTTCCCAGCTGAAAGCATCAGGGGAAGAGTGGATGGAGATGGGGAAAGCTACCATAGGAGTAGCAACATCTGAGACTGGCAAGGTATCAGAAGTAGAAGAGAGGTCTCTCCTGAGAGCAGAGGACGCAATGGAGGAGTCTGTGGAGCCTGGCAAGGGTCCCATGTTGCAAGTAGCACCTGGGTTAGAGGCACTGGTGGATGCTGGAGGGGATCTTGTAAGTGAAGGGTCACCTCAGTTGGAGGAGACCAcaacagcagaggaggaggagggctcaGCAGAAGCACTTTCGAGTGGAAACCCATCTCTAGGCAGCAGGGCAAAGACAGAGAGGGCAGTAGAAGAAAAACCTGATGGAGGGGTGATGGGAGTACCTGCGGAGACAGCCAGAGCAGAGTCAGGAGGTGGAGAGGAGGTCACGGATGGAGCAGCAGGTCCaaaggagctggcagctgggatggagggatTGCTGGAGTATGctaaagagaaagggaaggagaagcctCCTGGTGAGGGGGTGGTAGATGAAGcggtgctgccagccctggggctgtgTGTGAGCGGGGCAGGGGAGACAGGAATGGTGGCTGGTGCTGTGATGGGTGGCCAGGCAGGGCGAGGGGCTCTGGCTGAGGGAGTGGCAGGGGAGCTGGCGCTGgtcagggaggcagcagggcaggaggtggtggtggctggggaTGGTGGGATGGGCGATGGGGAGGTGGCACAGGAAGGGGTGACAGGAGCAGTGTGGGGGGGACAGGGTGTGACGGGGGCGGCAGAGGTGGTGTCAGCTGAGGAAAGGGGTGCAGCTGGGGAGTCTGGGAGGGACAGGGAAGGGGGGGCTGATGGAGCCATGGCCTACGGGCAAGGGGTGAGCCAGGAGGCAGCGCTGGGGTGCGAGGGAAGGGGGCCAGTGCCAGCAGGGGCTGACGGCCAGGGTGAGGTGGAGTGGGAGTGGGGTACAGCAAGTCTCCTGTCCTCACAACATGAAGAACCATGTGGAGTGATGTCCCTTGGGGAGCAGCCGATTGCAGAAACCTCCCTGAGCACCCCTGGACATGGGGATGGGGGATCAGAGCCAAAGGGGAGAGGGTCCACAGGAGGCAaggggctgtgccagggcacCCAGCCACAGTTGGCAGCTCCTGGGACAGGGGTGGTGGGGGACAAGgacaggctgcaggagggaaCAGAGCAGGTGCGAGTGAAAGCTGAGGGGGAGCAGCGAGGCCTCCTTGAAAAcatgagagaaagagaggtaGCGTGTGTCTCGGAGAGTGCATGGAGCACTTCTGGGGtcagggagcagaggaaggacagTCCCATTGGAGGGAGCCCAGATGCCCCAGGAGCCGCTGACACAGGCGAGAGAAGCCACGGTCCCTATGAGGTGAGTCCTGTGTGGGTCGGCCGCTGCCCCCGTGCCCACTCAAGTCCCCACACTGGTCCCTGTCAGAAGCAGAGGATGCACCACTTCCTCCCGTTCCTTGTACTTTCCTTAAGTACTAGCTGCTGGTAGCTGGGGTAAGGGATGATAAATCCGTTTGGGTGGCAGCTTCTGCATTCTTTCCTGTTCCCAAAATCTTGTTGCAAATATCTTTGCTCTGGCACTAATGCTTACAGCCCCTCAGTCGTGTGGCCCCTCCAACCACGCAGAGCAGCTCCCGCCACCCAGCATGCCCGGCACTGGTGGCAGCAGGTGGGCCTTGGCAGCACCTCCTGGCTCTGACACTCCAGGTCAACAGCAGCACTCAGCTTCTGTGGTTACTCTGGCATCTGCTTGTAGGAAATCTGTTACAGCAGTGTCTCAGTAGTTCAAAGTTTGcatgttttctgcaaagctaatgtttttcttgttgttttgtAGGGTGTTGTAAACCCAGATGCAGTTGTCTTTCCCTTGGTACAGCCCCAGGATGGGGAAGAAACTCTCCTCTAAGCTTTTTCTGGAGCTCCTTCAGTGCTGTATCCTGCAACATTTACACAAATCGCTGTAGATTTGTGCTGGTTGGGATGTTCACTCCATTATTTTACTCCACAAGACCACAACCATCTGTCACATTTTACTAGAGCAGCTTCTCAGTGTGCAGCAGACAAATGAAACAAGCCTGTATATGCCAGCCCAGGAAACAGCACTCCTTCGTAATTACGAAGACAGTAATCGCAAGGATTGTTCCACAGCTGTCATGCTTGTTTTTcccaaaacacagagaaatattgGACTGCCTGaacctcccctcctcccccaggcaCCACTTGCTTCTGTTGGCTGGTGGGCGGGAGGGCTGAGGACAAATATGGTGTACGTGTTTCTGTAGGACAAGTAGTTTGTCTGTACAAAGTGCCTGTGTTTGACTGTATCTGTGTCTATGTACTGactgcattttttctgtgtgtcaTTAGCCTTTCTGAACTGCAGACTCTTTGCTGTGTGTCAGGCCTGTCTCTTCATTGCTGTGCATAGGGCACCTGTGCACATCAGTGCTTTGATTCTCTTAAGAGTGTAAGTGTTCAGCAGAGATGTGGAATAGCAGGATCACAGTGGGGATGGCGGCCTTACACAGGGGTTTCTAGTGTGGGGGCTGCCGCCACCCCATGTTACAGGCAGGCGAGCCCTCCAGCATCGAGGCTTGTTGCTGGCCACACTTCAGGGTGTTCTTGGAACTTTGAAATGTTGTTGAAAATTGTTAAATCAGAACAATTTTAACTCATATTTATGAATGAATAAAGCCTgaccttttgcttttgctggtgTCAGTCAGGAGTAGCTTCCCTGGTCCCACAGAGTCTGTGCTGAAACTGCAGGAGGGGTGGTCAGTGTAAAGCTGTTCCAGCCCAGCGCTGGCTGTGGATCTCCACTGTCAGAGTCTCCCTTTTAGCTCTCCTGCACCTCCGAGGGCTCCCTGAGACCCTGCCAGGCCATGGCGTCCAGGGCTGGGTGCgcagcagcctggcaggcaTTGCTCGGTGGGCTGCAGGGTGCTCTACCCCTACTCAGGGGGACTATAACTGCGTTCTCAGATCGTGAAATGGAACTGAAATGAGTAGGATTTTGAGTCGATTGTTACTGTAAGTCACTTAAGATCAGTATACATGGGATAGGAAATTGAAATGTAATTCAATCAAGTAATTCATGTTTGTTCCCTCCTGTACTAAAGATGGTTGCATTTATATCTTCAGTCTGGATACCAGGAAGtgctttgaaagagaaaagtagACAAAACAGAGTAATAACGACTTTACAGTCCTCAGCAGTTCAGATGAAAGCATTGCATCAAGTGATCCTGAGTGGTGCGGTTGAAATGTTTATTCTGTGCAAGATATGCAATATTTGCTTAAAAGCACATATTTGACTTTTGACCATTGAGCAATGGTCTTTTCCTTTTAACCAGGGAATATCTGTAAAATCAGAAGTGGCTTATTCACTGGACCAAGACATTTTCAGTGTTGttcaatataaaaaaatgtgcagTAAATAGATAATCGGTGTTTTCATACTCCACAGTTGAATACACCTGGTATGTAAAGTGTTCAGGATTTAAATTCATGCTAAGGACCTTCTccagaggtttgttttttctgtataCATATGCACACCTGCACATTTACTTGGGTCTATAAAAAACCTGTACCAGACTGTGTAGTTCCT is part of the Phalacrocorax carbo chromosome 6, bPhaCar2.1, whole genome shotgun sequence genome and encodes:
- the LOC135313921 gene encoding uncharacterized protein LOC135313921, which gives rise to MAYGQGVSQEAALGCEGRGPVPAGADGQGEVEWEWGTASLLSSQHEEPCGVMSLGEQPIAETSLSTPGHGDGGSEPKGRGSTGGKGLCQGTQPQLAAPGTGVVGDKDRLQEGTEQVRVKAEGEQRGLLENMREREVACVSESAWSTSGVREQRKDSPIGGSPDAPGAADTGERSHGPYEGVVNPDAVVFPLVQPQDGEETLL